In a single window of the Cupriavidus basilensis genome:
- a CDS encoding Lrp/AsnC family transcriptional regulator — MATSPKLDETDRRILRALRRDGRLSNLKLAEQVGLSPTPCWNRVRALEESGVIEGYAALLNQKALGLPDTVLIEVTLDRHDDDMLDRFGEALAELPEVMEAYLLTGEYDYLIKVAVAGTEGYEEFLRHKLYKLPGLRHSHSTFVLRCMKREPSVAP, encoded by the coding sequence ATGGCAACCTCCCCAAAACTGGACGAAACCGACCGCCGCATCCTGCGCGCGCTGCGGCGCGACGGCAGGCTCTCCAACCTCAAGCTGGCCGAGCAGGTTGGCTTGTCGCCCACGCCGTGCTGGAACCGCGTGCGCGCCCTGGAAGAAAGCGGTGTGATCGAGGGCTATGCGGCCCTGCTGAACCAGAAGGCGCTCGGCCTGCCCGACACCGTGCTGATCGAGGTCACGCTGGACCGGCACGACGACGACATGCTGGATCGCTTCGGCGAAGCGCTGGCCGAATTGCCGGAAGTGATGGAGGCGTACCTGCTCACCGGCGAATACGATTACCTGATCAAGGTAGCGGTGGCGGGCACGGAAGGGTACGAGGAATTCCTGCGCCACAAGCTCTACAAGCTGCCGGGCTTGCGGCACAGCCATTCCACCTTCGTGCTGCGCTGCATGAAGCGGGAGCCGTCAGTGGCGCCTTGA
- the bluB gene encoding 5,6-dimethylbenzimidazole synthase, with the protein MPAPLTESHSAVFSPEEQESFYRLIASRRDMRHFIAGASVDDAVLMRLLRAAHSAPSVGLMQPWRFIRVADAALREEIAALVEAERQKTAVALGERDGEFLRLKVEGVRECAELLVVAMAPDDGTVFGRRTMPREMALCSAACAIENLWLAARVENLGLGWVSMFAPDALAALLRLPPGGQPIAILCLGPVQAFYPAPMLELEGWRQGRPLADLMSTDTWDRPHA; encoded by the coding sequence ATGCCTGCACCCCTGACCGAAAGCCACTCCGCCGTTTTCTCGCCCGAGGAACAGGAGAGCTTCTACCGTCTCATCGCGTCGCGCCGCGACATGCGGCATTTCATTGCGGGCGCGTCGGTCGATGACGCTGTCCTGATGCGCCTGCTGCGGGCCGCGCACAGTGCGCCCTCGGTGGGGCTGATGCAGCCGTGGCGCTTTATCCGCGTCGCCGATGCCGCCTTGCGGGAAGAGATCGCCGCACTGGTCGAGGCCGAACGGCAGAAGACCGCCGTGGCGCTGGGCGAGCGCGATGGCGAGTTCCTGCGGCTGAAGGTGGAGGGCGTGCGCGAGTGCGCCGAGCTGTTGGTGGTGGCGATGGCACCGGATGACGGCACCGTGTTTGGCCGGCGCACCATGCCGCGCGAGATGGCGCTGTGCTCGGCGGCCTGCGCCATTGAAAACCTCTGGCTGGCGGCGCGCGTGGAAAACCTCGGGCTGGGCTGGGTGTCGATGTTCGCGCCCGACGCGCTGGCTGCGCTGTTGCGCTTGCCGCCGGGTGGCCAGCCGATCGCCATTCTCTGCCTAGGCCCCGTGCAGGCCTTCTACCCCGCGCCGATGCTGGAGCTGGAAGGCTGGCGCCAGGGCCGCCCGCTCGCGGACCTGATGTCCACGGACACCTGGGACCGCCCGCACGCCTGA